DNA sequence from the Sphingomonas sp. genome:
GCCCATGCTTGACCTTCCAGTTACTGGAAGGCACAGGAGGCATAGACATGAACATCGGTGAAGCGGCCCGGCGCAGCGGACTGCCGGCCAAGACCATTCGCTATTACGAGCAGATCGGGCTGGTCGCGCCGGCGCGACTCCACAACGACTATCGCGATTATGGCGACAGGGACGTGCACGAACTCTCCTTCATCGCCCGCGCCCGCGGCCTCGGCTTCGGGATCGGCGAATGTCGCCATTTGCTCGCACTCTACCGCGACGGCGAGCGTTCCAACCTGGAAGTGCGTGCCGCCGCCGAGGCCCAAATCGCGGAAATCCGCGGCAAGATCGGAGAATTGAAACAGATGGAACGGACGCTGAGCAGCCTCGTCACGGCCTGCCGAAGCAATATGCGTCCCGATTGCCCGATCCTGGACGGGCTGGCGGGGGACCAGACGTGAGCGGCACGCCCGTCATCGGCCGCCGTCAGCTTCTCGCCGGGGCGCTGGGCCTCGGCGCCGCCGGCCTGTTCCCCGCCTGGGCGACGAGCGGCAGTGCCGGCATCGGCGCCACTCTGTCCGGCGAGGACATCCGCCTTGCCATCGGCCACAGCACCTTCGCCACCGGCGGGCGCAGCGGCCATGCGATCACCGTCAACGGCACCCTGCCCGCCCCGCTCATCCGACTGCGCGAGGGGCAGACCATACGCCTTCACGTCGCCAATCATCTCGACGAGGACAGCTCGATCCACTGGCACGGCCTGCTCCTGCCGTTCGAGATGGACGGCGTACCCGGCATCAGCTTCCCCGGCATCCGCCCGCACGAGACCTTCACCTACGAATTCCCGGTGCGGCAGGCTGGGACCTACTGGTATCACAGCCATTCGGGCCTGCAGGAGCAGCAGGGCCATTACGGGCCGCTGGTCATCGACCCGGCCGGCGCCGATCCGGTCCGGTACGACCGCGAGCATGTGATCGTGCTCAGCGACTGGAGCTTCCTCCATCCCCACCGGATCATGGCGAAGCTGCGCCAGCAGGCCGGCTATTTCAACCGGCGGCGCCAGACCCTGGCCGGCGACGGCGGCGCCCGCCTCTCCGCGTCCGAACGGGCAATGTGGGCGCGCATGCGGATGGATCCGACCGACATCCTGGACGTCAACGCGACCACCTACACCTATCTCGTCAACGGCCACGGGCCGGAGGAGAACTGGACCGGCCTGTTCGCGCCGGGCGAGCGGGTGCGCCTCAGGATCATCAACGCCAGCGCGATGACGATCTTCAACGTCCGCATCCCGGGCCTGCCCATGACGGTCGTCAACGCCGACGGGATCGACGTGCGCCCCGTGGAAGTGGACGAATTCCAGATCTCGGTCGCCGAAACCTATGACGTGATCGTGCGGCCGGGGGGGCCAGAGGCCTACACCTTCGTCGCGGAAGCGATGGACCGTTCCGGCCTCGGCCGCGCCACGCTGGCGCCAGGGCTGGGGATGGAAGCGGCGGTGCCGCCGCTGCGCGAGCGCCCGCTGCTTTCGATGGCCGACATGGGCATGGGGCATGGCGATCACGGCGGCATGGACCATGACATGCGCGACGGCGCCACCGCGCCGCAAGTCGATCTCAACCCCGGCGTCGACATGATCGCGCCGATGCCGATGGACCGCACCGGCGAGCCCGGCCTGGGCCTCGAAAATGCCGGCCACCGGACGCTCACCTATCGCGATCTCGTCTCGCTGAACCCGAACCCCGATCCGCGCCCGCCCGCGCGCACCGTCGAGGTCCACCTGACCGGCAATATGGAGCGCTTCATGTGGTCGTTCGACGGCCTGCGCTTCAGCCAGAATCCCGAGCCGCTGCGCTTCGAGCGGGACGAGCGGGTCCGCGTGCGCCTGATCAACGACACGATGATGGCGCATCCCATCCACCTGCACGGCCATTTCTTCGAGCTGGTGAACGGTCATGCCGGCCACCATCCGCTGAAGCATACGGTGAACGTGCTGCCCGGCGGCATCGTCGAATTCGATCTCACCGCCGACGCGCCCGGCGACTGGGCCTTCCACTGCCACCTGCTCTACCACATGCATGCCGGGATGATGCGCAAAGTCACCGTCCGGCCGATGGACGGAGAGGCGACATGAGACGGCTCCTCCCCCTCCTCCTCGCCGCCGCCGCGACGCCGGCGCTCGCCCAGGGGCACGGCCAGCATCACGGGCACCACCCCGCCCCGCCGCCGCCGGCCGCTCCCGATCCCCATGCCGGGCACCGGGCGGAGCCCCCCGAAACGCCGCCGGACCCCCATGCGGGCCACGACATGCCCCCGCCGGCGCACGATCCGCACGCCGGACACCGCATGGAACCGTCCGGGACCACGCAAGATCCCCATGCCGGCCACGACATGCCGACCCCGACGACGGCACCGCCGGTCGCCCCGCCGCCGCCCGGCGCGCTCGGCGGACCGACCCATGCCGCCGACACGGTCTTCGATCCCGCGCGGATGGCCGGCGTCCGCGCCGCCGTCGCCGCCGAGCATGGCGGCATGCGGACCTCACGCTTCCTGATCGACCGGCTGGAAGCCTCGGTCCGGCGCGGCCGTGACGGCTATGGCTGGGAGGGCGTCGAATTCTGGTACGGCACGCCCACCGACCGCTTTGTCCTCGCCAGCCGGGGCGAAGGCACGTTCGGCGATGGCGTGGAGGAGATCGAGGCACAGGCGCTGTGGAGCCACGCCATCGACCCCTGGTTCGATCTCAGGCTCGGCGTGCGCGCGGATTTCCGCCGGGGCGCGGATCGCGCATGGGCGGTGCTCGGCATCAACGGCCTCGCGCCCTACTGGTTCGAGGTCGCGGCCGCCGCCTTCATCTCCGAAAAGGGCGAGTTCACCGCGCGCTTCGAGGCCGAATATGACCTGCGCCTCACCCAGCGCCTGATCCTGCAACCCACCGCGGAGATCGAATTGAGCGCACAGGACGTGCCGGAGCTGGGCCTCGGCTCCGGCCTCGCCAAGGCCGAGGCCGGGCTGCGGCTGCGCTACGAGTTCGTGCCCGAATTCGCGCCTTATGTCGGGGTCGAATATGAACGTGCCTTTGGCGGCACGGCCGATTATCGCCGGCTGGCGGGCGAGCGCGCCGGCGGCTGGAACCTGTTGGTGGGAGTGAGAGCATGGTTCTGAAGATCGAAACCGTCTCGCGGCGCTTCGTGCTGCTCGCGCCCCTCGCCCTGGCCGCCTGCGCCGCCGCGCCGCGCCCGCGCGTGATCGAGGTGGTGAAGACGCCGACCTGCGATTGCTGCACCGGCTGGATCGAACATCTGCGCGCCGCCGGCTTCACGGCCAATGTGACCGACGTGCCGAACCTGCATCCGGTCTCGCAGCGGCTGGGCGTGCCGGAACAATTGCATTCCTGCCACACCGCCAGCATCGGCGGCTATGTGGTCGAGGGCCATGTGCCGGCCGCCGATATCGTGCGCCTGCTCGACGAGCGGCCGGACATCCTCGGTATCGCCGTGCCGGGCATGCCGATCGGGTCGCCCGGAATGGAGCAGGGCGACCGGCGCGAGCCCTATCAGACGATCGCCTTCACGCGGGACGGTCGCCTGTCGGTATTTGCCTCGCATTAAGCCTGTCCGCCCGGCGCCGGCGGCGCCAGGCGGTATAGCCCAGCCGGCTCGGCAGCATGACAATGCCCGAGACGATGACGACCAGGCCGAGCGCGGTCGAAACGATCAGCAGCCAGGTGTTGAAATCGGTGCGGCCGCGCCAGTCCATGATGTGCAGGCCCCAGAGAAAATCGAAGGTCCGCCACAAGGTCGAGCGCCGCGCCGTAACCTGCCCGCTGTCCGCAGCGACATAAAGCGCGCGGTTCGCGCCGTCGTCGAAGGCGACGCGCCAGGCCGGCACGGCGCCGCGATATTCTCCGCCGGCTTCTCTGATCAGCTCCACCCGCGCCGCACGCGCGTCGCCGGCATGATCGGCCTCGGCGATCCGCACCGCCAGTTCCATCGGGATCGGCGACAGCGGCTCACCGCTGGCGAGATCGAACAGGCGCGGTCGCTCCTCGCCGCGATGGACGAGCAGCACCGGCCGGTCGAGCAAGGCGCGGATTTCCAGCCGCTCGCCGGTCACGCCGGCCGAGCCCAGCCGCAACAGCCCGTCCGCCGCCACGTCGAACGGCACCGGCGCCGCCGCATGCTCGGCGATCATATGCTCCGAACGCACCCGCTCGATCGGCACCACGGCGAAAAACAGCCCGCTTCCGAACCAGAACAGGATCTGGATCGCCATCGCCAGCGCCAGCCATTTGTGCATCTTCGCCCACAATCCGTTCACCGACATTCCCCGCGCGCTCCCCGGCAGCTATGCTGATCCCATGACGAAACCGATCCTCTACGATTATTGGCGCTCCTCGGCGAGCTATCGCGTGCGCATCGCGCTCCATCTCAAGGGCATCGCCTTCGAGCGCGTGCCGGTGAACCTGCTGGAAGGCGAGCAGCGATCGGACGAATATCGCGCCCGCAATCCGCAGGGTTTCGTGCCGATGCTGGAGCTGGGCGGGATGCGGCTTACCCAGAGTCTGGCGATCATGGACGCGCTCGACCATCATGTCTGCGAACCCCGGCTGGTGCCGGAAAACCTGGCGGCGCGATCGCACGTGATCGCCATGGCGCTGACCATCGCCTGCGACGTGCATCCGCTGAACAATCTGCGCGTGCTCAAATATCTCGCCGATCTGGGCATCGAGCAAGGCGCGCGCGACGACTGGTATCGCCACTGGGTCGCCGAGGGCTTCGACGCCCTGGAGGCGCTTGCCGCGCCCCGGGCCGGGACCTTTCTCTGCGGCGATACGCCGACGCTGGCCGACATCTGCCTGGTGCCGCAGGCCTATAATGCTCGCCGCTTCGACATGAACCTGAATCGCTGGCCGACGCTGGCGCGGGCAGACGCCAATGCACAGGAGCTCGACGCCTTCGCCGCCGCTCATCCGGGCAGGGTCGCGCCGGACGCGGCGAAGGGCTAGGATCGGGCAATATTCGGGAGAGAGTCATGGGACGCATCGACACGATATCGCGCAACATGGCGGAGGCGCATGCGCTTTCGACCGTCGAGATCCCGCCGATGCAGGACCAGGTGAGCCCGGAGGAGTGGAAGATCCGCGTCGATCTCGCCGCCGCCTACCGCCTCGTCGCTTATTTCGGCTGGGACGATCTCATCTTCACCCACCTCTCCGCCCGCGTGCCGGGGCCGGAGCATCATTTTTTGCTCAATCCCTATCAGCTCATGTTCGAGGAGGTGACGGCCTCCAGCCTCGTCAAGGTGGACATGAACGGCAATCCGGTCGCGCCGACGCCGTTCATCACCAACGCGGCGGGCTTCACCATCCATTCGGCGCTGCACATGGCGCGCGAGGACGCGCAATCGGTGATGCACCTCCACACGCCGAACGGCCAGGCGGTCGCCGCCCATGCCGGGGGGCTGCTCCCCCTCACCCAGACCGCGATGGTGATCCGCGAGGAGATCGCCTATCACGATTATGAGGGCATCGCGGTCGATCTTTCCGAGCGCGAGCGGATCATCGCCGATCTCGGGACCAAGAGCGCGATGATCTTCCGCAACCACGGCACGCTCACCGTCGGCGAGACGGTCGGCGAGGCGTTCCTGAAGCTCTATTTCCTGGAGCGCGCCTGCGAGGCGCAGGTGCTGGCGCTGTCGGCCGGCGAGACCAATCTCAACAACCCGCCGCAGGGCGCACCGCAAGTCGCCGCCGAGCAGGGCCGCGCCAGCCTCAAGATGGGCGCCAACCTGCTCGCCTGGCCGGCGCTGCTGAGGAAAGCCTACCGGCTCGACCCGGGCTTCGCGACCTAGGCGACCCAATCCTTCGCCAGCCGCTTCGAGGCGATGAAGTAGAGCAGCGCACTCAGCAGGTAGAAGCCCAGCCCGTAGAGGATCGAATAGCGCAGCGCGTGCTCGCCATAGGTGGCGGTCATCGTGTCGGACATGAAGCCCAGGAAGAAGATGCCGAAGCCGATCCCGATCAGGTTGTTGATGAAGAGGAAGCTGGCCGAGGCGGTGGCGCGCATGTTGGGCGGGACGATATGCTGGACGGCGGCGATCACCGGGCCGAGCCAGGCCAGCGCCAGCATCTGGCCGATGGCGAAGAGAATCCAGCCGGTGACCAGCGATTCGGCGAAGAGGCCGAAGGCGAAGACCGGCGCGGTGACGACGAAGCAGATCGCCGGGATGCGGGCATAGGAGCCGGGGTCCGACGGCCCCGTCCGGTCGCCCAGCCAGCCGCCGAGCCAGGTACCGGCCATGCCGCCGATCAGCACGATCGAGCCATAGAACCAGCTCACCTCGATCAGCTCCAGCCCGTAGCTGCGCGAGAAGAAGCTCGGCAGCCAGAAGATCAGGCCGTAGCCGAGGATCGATCCGGACGCCGCGCCGAATGAGAGCAGCCAGAAGCTGGGCTTCCGCGCCAGCGTGGCGGCGACCAGCGCGAAGGGGGGCGCGGGCTCGGCGGCCTGCCCCGCTTCATTGTCGAAGGCACCGCGCGGCGGCTCCTTGATGCCGTAGCGGACCAGCAAGGCGGCCGGGATGCCGGCCAGCCCGACGATGATGAAGGCGGCGCGCCAATCGAGATTGGAGGCGATCCAGCCGCCGAAGAAGACGCCCAGCGCCGATCCGATCGGGATACCGAGCGAGAAGAAGGCCAATGCGCGGGCGCGGCGCTCCTTCGGGAAATAGTCCGAAACCAGCGCGTAGGAAGGCGCGACCCCGCCCGCTTCGCCGATGCCGACGCCCATCCGGGCGAGGAACAATTGCCAGAAATTCTGGGCGAGGCCGCAGAGCGCGGTGAAACCGCTCCACAAGGCCACCGACCAGGCGATGATCTTCACCCGGTTGTAGCGGTCGGCGAGCCAGGCGATCGGGATGGCGAGCCCGGAATAGAAGAGCGCGAAGGCGATGCCGCCCATCAGCCCGAGCTGGCGGTCGGAAAGCTCCAGCTCCGCCTTGATCGGCACCGCCAGGATACCGATGATCTGGCGGTCGACGAAATTGAAGATGTAGGCGATGAGCAGGATGAGGAGCACGCGCCCGCCCGGGCTTCTCTCCACGCTTGCGCTCCCGCTCCCCGCCATGATCGCTCCCTTAGAAATTGACGCCGACCGACAGGTAGACCTGACGCGGATTGCCGTAATAGGCGGTCAGCACGCCCTCCGCGCCGAGCGTCGGGATCAGAGCGCCTGTGCCGGTGCGGTTGAATGCGCCGGTGTCCGGATTTTGCGAGAGGAAATTGTAGCCGGACACGATGTAGCGCTTGTTGGTGAGATTGCGGCCGTGCAGTCCGATCGACCAGCGATCGTCGTCCGAACGCCACACCAGGTTCGCGTCCCAAAGCGCGAATCCGCCCTGGTCCAGCTCCGGTATGCTCAGCTCGAACTGCTGGCTGGCGCTGCGATAGGACAGGGTGGTGATGAAGTTCAGCATCCCGTCGGCGACCGGCGTGCCGTAGTTGAGCGTGCCGCTCAGCGTCCATTCCGGCGTATTCTGGATCGCCCGCCGGTCCGCCACGTCGATGCCGCGCGCATCGATGAACTCGCGATATTCGGCATCGAGATAGCCGAGCGACCAGGAGAAGTTCAGCGAATCCCCGTCCGTGCCGAAGCTGCGGGCGAGCAGCGCATTGCCTTCGAATTCCACGCCGCGGAACCGCGCCCTGGCGGCATTGGTGGTGACGCCGATGAAGGTCTGCTGCCCGTTGAGCACGGTGCCGACCGAACCCGGAATCTGCACGTCGGCATAATTGGCCTGGAACAGCGCCAGGCTGAAGCGCAGCCGCCGGTCGAGCAAAGCGGCGCGCCAGCCCAGCTCGTAGCTCGTCACCGTCTCCGGATCGAAGGACATGAATTCGAACAGCTCCTGCGAATTGCAGGCCCCGCCGGTCGGGTTGCGGCAGGCGGTGGAGACGCCGCGCGGATCAAAACCGCCGCCCTTGAAACCGCGCGAATAGCTCGCATAGATCGTGTGATCGCGGTTCGGACGGAAGCTCACCGAGGCGCGCGGCGTGAATTCCTTGAACGTCGCAGTGCCGGTGAAATCCGATTGCAGGACGATCGGAATACCGGTGCCGCCGAAGAAGGGCGAGCCGCCGCCGCCCAGATAGACCTGGCGCAGGATGTCGGAGGTGCGCTGGTCCCAGGTATAGCGGCCGCCGACCGAGACGCTGAACTGCTCGGTGAGATCATAGGAGAAGTCCCCGAACAGCGCCCAGGTCTCGGTATCGACATCGCCGAAGGTGAGCGCGGTCACGCCGCCAGGCAAGCGCACATCGAAGACGGTGTTCGCATTGGCGTCGAGATAATAAGCCCCCAACAGGCCGTTGAACCCGCCCGCATTGTAGAGCAGCTGCAGCTCCTGCGAGACTTGGCGATTCTCGTAGATCGCCGGCACGTCCACATCGACGGCGGGCAACGCGTCGAAATCGATCGGCGTACCGCTCTCGTCACGACGCCATGAGGTGATCGAGCGCAGCGTCACGCGTTCGGAGAGATTGACCTCGCCGGTCAAGGCGACGCCCCAGGCCTCGACATACTGATCGGGGTCGGCCAGCGCGCCGCGGCTGTCATAGACATCGGACAGCACCGGCGTGCCGGAGACGAGGCCGGGGATCAGCCGGTGGCCGCCACGCGCATTGCTGTTGTCGCGGGTATAATCGGCGGACAGGCGGAAGAAGATATTGTCCTCGTTATTGACCTCGGCCGACACGCGGCCCGCCCAGATATCGCGGTTGTAATTGTCTTCGCCGGTGGTGAGATTTTCGCCGAAGCCGCCGCGCGAAAGCCGCGCGACCGAGCCGCCGACGCGCAGGACGCCGGTGCCGACCGGGGCGCTGCCGCTGACGATCAGATCGGCCTGCTCGTAAGTGCCGACCGTGGCCCGGACGCGCAGCTCCGCGTCGCGCGGCAGGCGGCGGGTGACATATTTGACCGCGCCGCCGATCGTGTTGCGGCCGTAGAGCGTGCCCTGCGGCCCGCGCAGCACCTCGATCCGCTCGACATCGTAAATGTCGAGCACGGCGGCCTGCGGCCGGTTCAGATAGACGTCGTCGAGATAGAGGCCGACTCCCGATTCGAAACCGGCGACCGGGTCCTGCTGGCCGACGCCGCGGATGAAGGCGCTGAGCGTCGAATTGGTGCCGCGCGACACTTCCAGCGTCACGTTCGGCGTGGTCGCGGCGATATCGGTGATGTCCAGCGCGCCGCGCGCCTCCAGCTCCTCACCGGAATAAGCGGTGATGGACAGCGGCACGTCGAGGATACTTTCCGCCCGGCGCCGAGCGGTGACGATGATCGCGCCGTCGTCGCCGTTCTCGGCGGCGGCTGCTGACGGCGCCTCCTGCGCGTGGGCAGGGGCGACGGCGAGCGCGGCGAGCGCGACGCCGAACTTGAGGCCAGTGATGTGAATCCGGGTGCGGGACATGATGCTCCTCCTCATCGATGCGTTGTTTCCATGGTGGGCGCGCGAGACAGGCGCGCCGCGAAATCCTTGAGCGTGCGGTTGAAGGCCTCCGGCTCCTCCAGATGGGGGGCGTGGCCGGAATTGCCGAAGCGCACCGCCGCCGCCGCAGGCAGGGCCGCGACGAGATGATCGGCGGTGTCGTCGCCATAGAGGCGGCTGCGGCCGCCATGGACGATCAGGGTCGGGTGGGCGATGCCCTTGAGCAGGGCGCGCACGTCCTGCCGGACCAGCGAGGCCCAGACCGAGGCGATCGCCTTGGGATCGGACCGGGCGAACTCGCCGCCCGCCCAATCGGCCAGCCCGCGCAGATGCGCCGGCACCGGCTCGGCGAAGATGCCCTCGCCGGCATTGCGGGCGAAGCCGTCGAAATCGTCGCGAATCGCCTGGGATCGGGCCTCGCACGCCTCCGGCGACAGGCCGAGATCCCATTCGTCGTCGTTGCGCACCCGCGCGGTCATGTCGATCACCACCGCGCCGGCGAAGCGCGACGCGGCGGGTCCGGCGAGCACGTGCCAGAGCACGGTCGCGCCCAGCGACCAGCCGACACCGATCGCGCCCAGCAAGCCAAGCGCCGCGACCAGATCGGAAACGTCGGCGGCGATCCGCTCGACGCTCGCCTTGCCGTCCGGCGCCGGCGATTCGCCATGGCCGCGCAGGTCGATCGTCACCACCCGGAAATCCTCGGCCAGCGGCGCCTGTTCGCGGAAGAAGCCGCCATGCGCCATCAGCCCGTGCAGCAGCACGATCGGCACGCGGCCGTCGCCGGCCACTCCCGTGTCGCGATAGGCGATGCAAGCCCCGTCCGATGCGATGAAATGCTGCAAATATCCTCCCCCGGCCGCGCGCTCCTGTTCGGAATTCTGCGGTCCCCGCCTCCTGCCGCCATATGAATACCGAGTCAATGTTCAACTTGATATACGATTCAACTTTCATGTGAGTGTTGCATGAGTGCATCGCGCAGTCTCCGCCCGAGGCGAAAGCCGGGCGCTTCCAATGTAGGAAATCCTCTGCCACCCTGCCGGCATGCCTGAATCTGTCGCCCTTTCGCGCCGGAGCGGCTCGTTGGAGCCCTACGGCCCGTCGGGCAGGGGGCCTCGCTCCCCCACGTGGCGTCAGCTTCGTCAACTTCCGCGCCCCAAAGCGCCACGGTCCGGCATAGACCCTTGCGCCAAGTTGAAGCCTGGTTCAGCTTCGTATCCGGGAGACGGGTGAATGAACGATCTGGGGCATAATGCGGTTTCGGCCGACAAGGCGCCGCGCACGGAGCGGGGGCGGCGCACGGTGCGCAAGCTGCTCGAGGCGGCGGCGCGGGAATTCGGCGAACGCGGCTATCACGAGGCGGCGATCACCGGCATCACGGCGCGCGCCGGCGTCGCGCTCGGCACCTTCTACACCTATTTCGAAAGCAAGGAGGAGCTGTTCCGCGCGCTGGTCCGCGACATGAGCAACGCGACGCGCAGCCATGTCGCCGAGGCGGTCGCCGGCGCGCCGGACCGGCTCGCCGCCGAGCGGCTCGGCCTCGCCGCCTTCATCGCCTTCACCCGCCAGCATCCCGAGCTCTACCGGATCATCGAGGAAGCGCAGTTCGTCGCCGAGGACGCCTATCGCGCCCATTACCGCTCCTTCGTCGAGGGCTATCGCGAGGGGCTGGCGGCGGCGAGCGAGCGCGGCGAAATCGTCGAGGGGCCGGACGAGCTGCGTGCCTGGGCGCTGATCGGGATGAGCGTGTTCCTCGGCATGCGCTATGCGATCTGGGACAAGAGCGAGGATCCGGCCGAGATCGCCGACCGCGCGATCGACCTGGTCGCCGAGGGGCTGAGAAAGCGATCGCCATGATAAGCGCGATCCCCGACCTCGCCGCCAAGCGCGCGACACTTTCGCCGGGCGCGGTGGCGCTCGAAGAGCTGGCGACCGGCGCGACCCGCACCTATGCCGAGCTCGACGAGCGCGCCGCGGCGGTCGCCGCGATGCTGGCGGCATATGGCGTGCGCAAGGGCGACCGGGTGGCGATCCTGTGCCGGCAGCGCATCGCCTTCTTCGAAATCCTGTTCGGCTGCGCCAAGCTCGGCGCCGTGCTCGTGCCCCTGAACTGGCGGATGCCGCCGGCGGAGCTGGACGGGTTGATCGCCAATGCCGAGCCGGCGCTGCTGCTCCACGACGCGGCCGATGCGGACATTGTCGGGCGCCTCGCCGCCCCGCCTCCCTCTCTCGACCTCGACGGCGGCTACGAGACGGCGCTCGTCACGGCGCCGCCGCACCGCTCCCGCCTGTCCTGGCCGGCGTCATCGACCTGGTACCTGCTCTACACGTCCGGCACGACCGGGCGCCCCAAGGGGGTGATCTACACCTACCGGATGGCGCTGGCGAACCATGTCAATATCGGCTCGGCCATCGGCCTCACCGCCCGGGACACCACGCTCGCCTTCCTGCCCAATTTCCACACCGCCGGGATCAATCTCCATGCGCTGCCAACGCTGATCGCGGGCGGGCGCGTGATCCTGATGGAGACGTTCGAGGCCGAAGCGCTGGTCGGCCTGATCGAAGCCCGGCGGCTGGACACGGTCTTCGCCGTGCCGACCGTCTATCAGGCGCTGCTCGGTCATCCGCGCTTCGCCGCTGCGCCGCTCGATCATGTCCGCCACTGGGGCTGCGGCGGCGCGGCGCTGCCGGATGCGCTGGCAGAGCGCTATCGCGACCTGGGGGTGCGCGTCTGCAACGGCATGGGCATGACCGAGACCGGACCGACCGCCTTCCTGGTCGATCCGGCCGATGCCTGGGATCGGATCGGATCGGTCGGCAGGCCGCAATTGCTGTGCAGCGCCCGGATCGTCGATGCCGGGGGCCACGAGGTTGCCGATGGCGAAGTGGGCGACCTGCTCTTCTCCGGGCCGGGCGTGACGCCGGGTTATTGGCGCGACGAGGAGGCGACCCGCGCCGCTTTCACCGCGGACGGCTGGCTGATCTCCGGCGATCTCGCACGGCGCGATGCGGACGGCTTCTACTGGGTCGCGGGACGGCGCAAGGAGATGTTCATTTCCGGCGGCGAGAACGTCTATCCGATCGAGGTCGAAAATGTGCTGGCCGCGCATCCGGCGGTCGCCGCCGTCGCCGTGCTCGCCCGGGTCGACCCCAAATGGGGCGAAGTCGGCCGCGCCTTCGTCCAGCCGGCGAACGGCACCCCGCCCGATCGCGCCGAGCTCGACGCCTATTGCCGCGCCCGTCTCGCGCCCTACAAGGTGCCGGTGAGCTTCGAATTCGTCTCGGAATTTCCGCGCACGCCGGGGGGCAAGATCCAGAAGCACCTGCTGTCGTGAGCGTGCTCGATCGTGCCCGTGCCCTGTTCGAGCGGGGCGCAGCGGCCCAGGCTGCGACGGAGGTCAAGGCCGCCGCCGATGCCGACGACGCCGAGGCGCTGAACCTGCTGGCCAGTTGGCGATTGTTCGGCACCGTCGTCCCGCGCGATCTGGACGCTGCCCATGCCGGGCTCGACCGCGCCGCCGCGCTGGGCCATGTCGAGGCGGCCCGCACCCGCGCCTTCCTGATCGCCAATGGCACCGGCTGTGCCGCCGATTTCGACGCGGCGCGCGCGATGATGGAGCGGATCGCGGATGCCGATCGCTACGCCGCGTTGCAACTCGCCTTCCTGCTCCGCATGAAGACGCCCGAGGCCGTCGCGGCGGCGGCGCGCGAAATCCTGTCCGAATCGCCTTCGATCGTGCTGATCCGCAGCCTGTTGCTCCCCGAGGAATGTCGCTACCTCATGTCGATGGCGGCACCGCACCTGCAACCGTCACTGGTCATCGATACGACGACCGGCGAGCGCATCCCCAATCCGATCCGCACCTCGTTCGGCATGAGCTTCGGCCCGACGCTGGAAGATCTGGTCGTCAACACGATCAACCGGCGGATCGCCGACGCGACCGGAACCGGAGTGGGATGGGGCGAACCGCTGCACATGCTGCGCTATCGGCCGGGCGAGGAATATCGCCCGCA
Encoded proteins:
- a CDS encoding MerR family transcriptional regulator, which encodes MNIGEAARRSGLPAKTIRYYEQIGLVAPARLHNDYRDYGDRDVHELSFIARARGLGFGIGECRHLLALYRDGERSNLEVRAAAEAQIAEIRGKIGELKQMERTLSSLVTACRSNMRPDCPILDGLAGDQT
- a CDS encoding copper resistance system multicopper oxidase; translation: MSGTPVIGRRQLLAGALGLGAAGLFPAWATSGSAGIGATLSGEDIRLAIGHSTFATGGRSGHAITVNGTLPAPLIRLREGQTIRLHVANHLDEDSSIHWHGLLLPFEMDGVPGISFPGIRPHETFTYEFPVRQAGTYWYHSHSGLQEQQGHYGPLVIDPAGADPVRYDREHVIVLSDWSFLHPHRIMAKLRQQAGYFNRRRQTLAGDGGARLSASERAMWARMRMDPTDILDVNATTYTYLVNGHGPEENWTGLFAPGERVRLRIINASAMTIFNVRIPGLPMTVVNADGIDVRPVEVDEFQISVAETYDVIVRPGGPEAYTFVAEAMDRSGLGRATLAPGLGMEAAVPPLRERPLLSMADMGMGHGDHGGMDHDMRDGATAPQVDLNPGVDMIAPMPMDRTGEPGLGLENAGHRTLTYRDLVSLNPNPDPRPPARTVEVHLTGNMERFMWSFDGLRFSQNPEPLRFERDERVRVRLINDTMMAHPIHLHGHFFELVNGHAGHHPLKHTVNVLPGGIVEFDLTADAPGDWAFHCHLLYHMHAGMMRKVTVRPMDGEAT
- a CDS encoding copper resistance protein B; the encoded protein is MRRLLPLLLAAAATPALAQGHGQHHGHHPAPPPPAAPDPHAGHRAEPPETPPDPHAGHDMPPPAHDPHAGHRMEPSGTTQDPHAGHDMPTPTTAPPVAPPPPGALGGPTHAADTVFDPARMAGVRAAVAAEHGGMRTSRFLIDRLEASVRRGRDGYGWEGVEFWYGTPTDRFVLASRGEGTFGDGVEEIEAQALWSHAIDPWFDLRLGVRADFRRGADRAWAVLGINGLAPYWFEVAAAAFISEKGEFTARFEAEYDLRLTQRLILQPTAEIELSAQDVPELGLGSGLAKAEAGLRLRYEFVPEFAPYVGVEYERAFGGTADYRRLAGERAGGWNLLVGVRAWF
- a CDS encoding DUF411 domain-containing protein; the protein is MVLKIETVSRRFVLLAPLALAACAAAPRPRVIEVVKTPTCDCCTGWIEHLRAAGFTANVTDVPNLHPVSQRLGVPEQLHSCHTASIGGYVVEGHVPAADIVRLLDERPDILGIAVPGMPIGSPGMEQGDRREPYQTIAFTRDGRLSVFASH
- a CDS encoding PepSY domain-containing protein; this encodes MNGLWAKMHKWLALAMAIQILFWFGSGLFFAVVPIERVRSEHMIAEHAAAPVPFDVAADGLLRLGSAGVTGERLEIRALLDRPVLLVHRGEERPRLFDLASGEPLSPIPMELAVRIAEADHAGDARAARVELIREAGGEYRGAVPAWRVAFDDGANRALYVAADSGQVTARRSTLWRTFDFLWGLHIMDWRGRTDFNTWLLIVSTALGLVVIVSGIVMLPSRLGYTAWRRRRRADRLNARQIPTGDRPA
- the maiA gene encoding maleylacetoacetate isomerase — encoded protein: MTKPILYDYWRSSASYRVRIALHLKGIAFERVPVNLLEGEQRSDEYRARNPQGFVPMLELGGMRLTQSLAIMDALDHHVCEPRLVPENLAARSHVIAMALTIACDVHPLNNLRVLKYLADLGIEQGARDDWYRHWVAEGFDALEALAAPRAGTFLCGDTPTLADICLVPQAYNARRFDMNLNRWPTLARADANAQELDAFAAAHPGRVAPDAAKG
- a CDS encoding class II aldolase/adducin family protein yields the protein MAEAHALSTVEIPPMQDQVSPEEWKIRVDLAAAYRLVAYFGWDDLIFTHLSARVPGPEHHFLLNPYQLMFEEVTASSLVKVDMNGNPVAPTPFITNAAGFTIHSALHMAREDAQSVMHLHTPNGQAVAAHAGGLLPLTQTAMVIREEIAYHDYEGIAVDLSERERIIADLGTKSAMIFRNHGTLTVGETVGEAFLKLYFLERACEAQVLALSAGETNLNNPPQGAPQVAAEQGRASLKMGANLLAWPALLRKAYRLDPGFAT